One part of the Solanum dulcamara chromosome 8, daSolDulc1.2, whole genome shotgun sequence genome encodes these proteins:
- the LOC129899322 gene encoding NADPH-dependent aldehyde reductase-like protein, chloroplastic yields MILRICVVEYHHTISTTPAIFRILSTKSHFLQQLQCFSSVIMAEVNVAQSTQGQNLENRVAIITGSSRGIGKAIALHLASLGAKLVINYSSNETLANDVVSQINSTSDSPRAIAVKANVSDPDQVKSLFDAAESAFQSPVNILVNNAAVLDGKYPSILNTTLEDFDRIFDVNARGAFLCCKEGAKRIKHGRGGRIICLSTSLAAAFRPGFGAYTASKAAVEAMVKILAKELKGTGITANCVAPGPIATELFYAGKTEEMINKAINECPHGRLGQPEDVAPVVGFLAGDASEWVNGQIIRVNGGYI; encoded by the coding sequence atgatACTCAGAATATGTGTGGTAGAATATCATCACACAATTAGCACCACACCAGCAATTTTCCGCATCTTATCTACAAAATCCCATTTCCTCCAGCAACTTCAGTGTTTTTCTTCAGTGATAATGGCGGAAGTAAACGTAGCCCAATCAACCCAAGGCCAAAACCTCGAAAATCGTGTAGCCATTATTACCGGCTCTTCTCGTGGAATCGGCAAAGCAATTGCCCTTCACTTGGCCTCTCTTGGAGCTAAACTCGTCATCAACTACTCCTCCAACGAAACTCTAGCCAACGACGTCGTATCCCAGATCAATTCCACCTCCGATTCCCCACGCGCCATCGCCGTCAAAGCCAACGTCTCCGACCCAGATCAAGTCAAATCCCTCTTTGACGCTGCCGAATCAGCTTTTCAGTCACCGGTCAACATCCTCGTCAACAACGCCGCCGTACTCGACGGAAAATACCCGTCGATCCTAAACACAACCCTCGAGGATTTCGACAGGATTTTCGATGTGAACGCGCGTGGAGCTTTCCTGTGCTGCAAGGAAGGCGCTAAGAGAATCAAACACGGCAGAGGAGGGAGGATTATATGCTTATCGACGTCGTTAGCAGCGGCGTTTAGACCTGGATTCGGAGCGTACACCGCTTCAAAGGCGGCCGTGGAAGCAATGGTGAAGATACTGGCGAAGGAACTCAAAGGGACAGGAATAACGGCGAATTGTGTGGCGCCGGGACCCATAGCGACGGAATTGTTTTACGCGGGGAAAACTGAGGAGATGATAAATAAGGCGATAAATGAGTGTCCACATGGAAGGCTTGGACAGCCGGAGGATGTTGCTCCGGTGGTTGGGTTTTTGGCCGGCGATGCTTCTGAATGGGTGAATGGACAGATTATTCGTGTCAATGGTGGCTACATTTGA
- the LOC129899314 gene encoding NADPH-dependent aldehyde reductase-like protein, chloroplastic — MAEANVAQLTQGQNLGNRVAIVTGSSRGIGKAIAFHLASLGAKLVINYSSNSTQADDVVSQINSTSDSPRAIAVKANVSDPDQVKSLFEAAESAFQSPVNILVNCAGVLDGKYPSILNTTLEDFDRTFDVNVRGAFICCKEGANRIKRGGGGRIVCLSSSMAAALRPGFGAYASSKAAVEAMVKILAKELKGTGITANCVAPGPIATDMFYEGKTEEMINKAINECPHGRLGQPEDVVPVVGFLAGDASEWVNGQIIRVNGGYV, encoded by the coding sequence ATGGCTGAAGCAAACGTAGCCCAATTAACCCAAGGCCAAAACCTCGGGAATCGTGTAGCCATTGTTACCGGCTCTTCTCGTGGAATCGGCAAAGCAATTGCCTTTCACTTGGCCTCTCTTGGAGCTAAACTCGTCATCAACTATTCCTCCAACTCCACTCAAGCAGACGACGTCGTATCTCAGATCAATTCCACCTCCGATTCTCCACGCGCCATCGCCGTCAAAGCCAACGTCTCCGACCCAGATCAAGTCAAATCCCTCTTCGAAGCTGCAGAATCGGCTTTTCAATCGCCGGTCAACATCCTCGTCAACTGCGCCGGCGTACTCGACGGGAAATACCCGTCGATCTTAAACACAACCCTAGAGGATTTCGACAGGACTTTCGATGTGAATGTTCGTGGAGCTTTCATATGCTGCAAGGAAGGCGCTAACAGAATCAAGCGCGGCGGAGGAGGGAGGATTGTATGCTTATCGTCGTCGATGGCGGCGGCGTTGAGGCCTGGTTTCGGGGCGTACGCGTCGTCAAAGGCGGCCGTGGAAGCAATGGTGAAAATACTGGCGAAGGAACTGAAAGGGACAGGAATAACGGCGAATTGTGTGGCGCCGGGACCCATAGCGACGGATATGTTTTACGAAGGGAAAACTGAGGAGATGATAAATAAGGCGATAAATGAGTGTCCACATGGAAGGCTTGGACAGCCGGAGGATGTTGTTCCGGTGGTTGGATTTTTGGCCGGCGATGCTTCTGAATGGGTTAATGGACAGATTATTCGTGTCAATGGTGGCTACGTTTGA